TGGGCGGCCACGAGGATGCGGTGCTGGTGGTCGACGAGACCGGGGACGTGAAGAAGGGCACGCACACCGTTGGTGTCCAGCGCCAGTACACCGGCACCGCCGGGAGGATCGAAAACGCGCAGGTCGCCGTCTACCTCGTCTACGCAGGCCGCCGCGGGCACGCGGCGGTGGACCGGGAGCTGTACATTCCACGCTCCTGGACGTGCGACCCGGACCGCTGCCGGGCCGCGGGCCTGGCCGACGACACCGTCTTCGCTACCAAACCGGAGCTGGCCGCCCGCATGATCGGCCGGTTTCTGGACGCCGGGCACCGCGTGAGTTGGGTCGCGGCGGACGAGGTCTACGGCGGCAACCCTAAGCTGCGGTCCGCGCTGGAAGAGCACGGGGTCGGCTACGTGCTCGCCGTCGCCTGTTCGGCCGAAGTGACCACCGGCGCCGGGAAGTTCCGCGCGGACGCCCTGGCCGCGAGGGTGCCGAAGCGAGCCTGGCAGAAGCTGTCGGCCGGGGCCGGCGCCAAGGGCCACCGCTTCTACGACTGGGCCGTCATCGACCTGGCCGAACCCCGGCCCGGCTGTCACCGGCTGCTGATCCGCCGCAACCGCACCACCGGTGAACTCGCCTATTACCGCTGCTGGTCGCCCGCCCCGGTGCCCCTGACCACCATGGTCCGCGTCGCCGGGTCGAGATGGCGGGTGGAGGAGACTTTCCAGGCCGGAAAGGGCCTGGCCGGACTGGACGAGCACCAGGTCCGGCGCTTCACCTCATGGTCCCGCTGGGTCACCCTGGCCATGCTCGCTCACGCCTTCCTCGCCGTCGTCCGCGCCGACGAACACGCCCGCCATCCCGCCCCGGACGGGCTGATCCCGCTCACCTGCAACGAGATCCAGCGACTGTTCACAGCATTCGTCCGGCCCATGCGCGACGTGGCCCACCGGCTCCGCTGGTCCGCCTGGCGACGCCGCCACCAGGCTCGAGCCCAGGCCAGCCATTACCACCGACAAGCCGCGAATCAGACGTGAAGATCACGATCTACGGCTGGAGTAATAGGCGGTTCCGCGGTCAGACCGTAGACACTCTCGTATTCAGCCAACCGACCGGCACTTTGGGCTTCTTGCCACTCGACCAGCGAGGCAGCGGCCAAAGCCTTGCTTCCGGGCTCCTGCAACTCGACTTGCCGGATCACGTATCCATCGTTGTCCAGCTCGAAGTTGAACCAGACGGCTTCCTCGTCCCAGAAGCAACGAACCCAGCGCGTCACTGGTTCACCGCGTCGAAGGGCTCGTCGTGCCAGCGCCCGCCGGCGGTGCCGTCGTCGTGGATGTGCAGCATGAACTCAGCGACCGGACTGCCGTCGGGAAACGTCATGGTGAGCGCACTGCGGATCTGGGTTAGCAGGCGTCGGCCCGCTCCCAGTCCTCCTCGTCGACAGCCCGCTCTTGCTCCGCGAAGAGGGGGGCGGAACTCTTCAAAGCCAGGCAGTGTCTCGACTTCGGCGTGAGTCCAGGGCATGTCGGCGCCGGTCACGGTCAGCTGGCCAATCTCCTGGCCGCCGTGGTGGAGCCGCCAGATACTGCCGGTGGTCAGGTTCGGGTTGGTCACATCCCCATGATGGCGATCACCACTGACAGGCGGGGAGTGAGATCATCGCACCTTCTCGATTATGGGCACGACCATCTCGCGCAGCGGAAGTGAGACAGGCCACCTGCACCGAGACAAGAGAGCGGGACACCGTCTCACTTAAACCCGTTCCGGCGCCCTGCATCGCAAGATCCGCGCACAGACCAGTGCGACAAGCCGCGGTTCGCTGAGACGGGACACGACGGGACAGAAATTCGTCTCACTGATATGTCCTTTGGGTCGGACAGGGGCCACCGTCAATGAGAAAGGGACACCCAAAATGCGAACCTACAACTGGGCTGTAGGTTCCCATTCGGAGTGTCCCATTCCGGTGCAGTGACCAGGGATTTGTCGGCTTGTCTCATTCGTGGGTCACAGGACTCTGTCTCACGATCTTGGCCCTTGAGCTCCGGCTTCAAGCTGCTGGGAGAGTTCAGCGCCACTGCCCTCCTCCAGCCCTACCAGGAGAGACTCCAGGCACGGAACTGGTCGACCCGCACCGGATAGCCGAGACCGGTACGCGGGAGCGATTGACTTGGTCGCCTCGCTACATTCGATCTTCACGGACGGGGACCGTTTCGGGACGCCTCGGTGGGCCCCGCCGGAAAACAACGAAGTAGCCCCTGACCTGTCCCGTTGCCTGGAGCTGGTGGCTCGTTGGGCACGCGGGTGTTCTCCGATGAGGAGTTGGAGGCGCTGCGGTCGTTTCCGGCGATCGGCAAGGACGAGCTGATCCGCTACTTCAATCTCAGTTTCACAGCGAGCTGTTGGACACGCCGTGCCTCCGTGGCGTGCCGACTCCCGGAATGCGCCGCCTGCTCGGAGGTGTCCGCAAACCGGAAGGTGTGGTCCGCGTCTCACCCGAGTGCGGGGTGTCACATTTGTCGCCGCCGGGCTCCTCCTAGTTGACAAGACCAGCCTGGACGACGACAGCGTGCGCACTCTCCAGCCCACCCACCAACAGAGTCGTCCGCAGAAGAGAGGACCTCAAGTGAAGCTCGTCATATTCGGAGCGAACGGACCGACCGGACGGCAGGCCACCGAGCAGGCGATCGCCGAGGGGCACACGGTCACCGCTGTCACGCGCCGCCCCGAGGAGTTCCCGCTGAGCCACGGAGACCGCTGGGTGAACCAGTGAGGGAGGAACCCGGTGGAGGTGGTTCCGACCGGGGCGACACCTCTGCCCGAAAGAACCTCTCCCTGCGGTCATTTGACCGCCAGAGTCAAGATCAGAGGCGGTGACGGCGGGGAGCCGTTCGGATCGTCCCCTGCTGTGTGCACCTCTGCGCCCCCTCGGTCTCCTGCACCCCCTGTCTCCCTGCGATTAGATGATCGTGCTGACGGTAGGAATGACGGTGCTTGGGGAAGGGCCACCGGCGGCGGAGGGATGGTCTTCGGCAGTGCGCGTGAGACTGCGGGAGCGGTTGCGGTACTGGTTCGACAGGACGATGGACCGGGGGACGCAAGCCTTGATCGGCTGGCTGGGCATGGCCTCCGTCGTGTTGATCGTCCTGGTGACGTCTTTGGTGGTTCTGTTCACCGACGAGGGCACCGAGAGGAACGGCGGCTGGCTGGGCGTGGCCTGGATGAGCCTGCTGCGTACGCTCGATCCCGGCACGATGGGCGGGGATACGGGAGGTCGGCTGTTCCTCGGCCTCATGCTGGCCGCGACCGTCGGCGGGATCTTCATCGTCAGCGCACTCATCAGTGTGCTGACCGCCGGCCTGGAGGCCCGGATCCACGAACTGCGACGGGGCAAGTCCCGGCTGATCGAGCGCGGGCACACGGTCGTGCTCGGCTGGTCGGAGCAAGTCTTCACGGTGATCGCGGAGTTGGTCGAGGCCAACCAGAGTGAGCGGCGTTCGTGTGTCGTGATCCTCACCGAGCGGGACAAGGTCGAGATGGAGGACGAGATCCGCAGAAGGATCCCGGACACCGGACACACGCGGGTGATCTGCCGCTGCGGCAGCCCACTTCAGCGGGCGGATCTGGAACTGGTGAGTCTGGACGCGGCCAAGTCCATCATGGTGCTGCCGTCCGTCGGGGACGACGGGGACACCGATGTCATCAAGACCCTGCTACTCCTGAACAACCGGTCCTGGAGCGGCCCGCGCCCGAACATCGTTGCGGCTGTGCGCAGGTCACCCAATCTGGCGGCGGCCCGCCTCGCGGCCGGCGAGGAGGCCCTGGTGATCGACGTCGATGACGTCGCCGTGCGCCTCATCGTGCAGTCGCACCGGCAGACGGGCCTGTCCACCGTCTTCAACGAGATGCTCAGCTTCGTCGGCAACGAGTTGTATCCCTACCCCGTAACCGGGCTGGCCGGCGCCACGTACGGGGAGGCGCTCAACAGATTCGACCTCGGCATCCCGGTCGGCCTGCGCAGGAAGGACGGTGAGTCCCTGGTCAACCCGCCGATGAACACGGTCATCGCCCGCGATGACGAGGTGCTCGTCCTGGCCGAGGACGACCTGCTCATCCGGCCGGCAGCCGCCCGGCCCACGATTGTCGGCTCGGCGATCACCTCCGCCCCCGGCCGGCCTCCGACACCCGACCACACACTCATGATCGGCTGGAACTCCCGCTCGGCAAAGATCATCACACTGCTCGACTGCCTGGTCGAACCTGAATCGCTGATCGACATCGCGGCCACTCAACGCCCCGAGAACAATCTCCAGGAGCACTTGGAGAACCTCACCGTGGGCTACAAACCCTGCGAACCCACCCTCCGGCCATCGCTGGAGTCTCTGGGACTGGACGGCTACCGCAACATCATCGTCCTGACCGATGACGACATCGACCCCGAATCGGCCGATGCCCACACGTTGGTGACGCTGCTTCACCTCCGCGACATCGCCATCCGGTACGGCAGTGCGTACTCGATCGTCACCGAGATGAACAACGACGCCAACCGCGAGATCGCCCAGGTCACCAAGGCGGACGACTTCATCGTCAGCACCAAGATAATCAGCCTCCTGCTGACCCAACTCGTCGAGGACCGCCACCTCCACGCCGTATTCACCGATCTCTTCGATCCTGCGGGATCGGAGATCTACCTCAAGCCGGCCACCAACTACCTTCTTCCGGAAACACCGGCGAACTTCGCCACCGTCATCGAGGCGGCCCGGCAGCAGGGAGAGACAGCCATCGGCTACCGGATCGCCCGGCACAGCGACGAACCTCCGACCTACGGCATCTTCCTCAATCCCGCCAAGACCGCGCCGCTGACCCTGAGCGAGGACGACGCCATCGTGGTACTCGCCGAGAACGGCCGCCCGGCCGTCACCATGCCCTCGGCCAGAGACGGACACGGCACGGGCGGCGCGGAGGCGGTATCGCCGTTCAGTTCCGGCCGCGGTCCGTCCGCACAGGGCCCGTCTTGAATGCCCAGGGCATCTTGGGCTCCGTGCTGCCAGGATGGTCCTGCGTCAAAGTCCGGCGCTGTCTGAGCGACCTCGGCTGCGGAGATGGGTGAATCGTGACGTTTTGCCTTTTGCTCCGGCGTTGCAGAGGTCATATCCAGGCCATGCAGACGCGATCAGACTTCCGCATCATCCGCTTCAACGAACGTCTCGGAGACCGCAGGCCCCCCAGTAATTTCAACCCTGGGTCGTCTCACTATGCCGGGCAGGAGACGTCCGAGAAGCGATTCGAGGTGGACCGGGAGCCCGTCGGGGACGGGTATCTGGTGATCCAGGTGTACGGGGTGGACTTCCGCACACACCGCGTCCTGGTGAACGGCGAGGACCTTCCGCAATTCGACATTGCCAGTCAGCAGCCGGGAAGGCCCGTCTGGGAGACCTGGCTGGACCCGATCGAAGAAGGCATCCTGCGGAGGGGGCGGAACACGATCCGGATCATGCACGGCTCGACACCCCAGCCAGACAACTTCATCGTCGGGAACGTCGTCGTCCACTGGCGCGAGGAGGTCGACGGCTCCGGAGGCGACGGGTACGACAGGTACCGCAACCGCGACGATCACGGCGACTACTGACCCACCGCCGAAGCCCGGGGCATCCGACGGGAGCTGCCGCCGAGCCGAGGCACATGCGCGTACGGCTGTTGGCCCCGCCGGATCAGGCCAGGTCGATCCCATGGACGGCGTGGAGCATCGCTCGTTGCTGCGGGCGGCTGAAGGTGATCTCGGCTCGGCCGGTCTGGAGGATGCCCATGTCGGGCAGATCGGTACCCTAGGCGGCGATGCGGTCGGCGGTGTAGACACCGGTGTTCAGCAGGGCCAGGCCGTGCGCGGCGGTGTCGGCAGGGAGCAGGACGTCGAGCCATAGCCTGGACGGTGTGCAGGTCGAGTCGGCCACGTGCCATTGCCGCCACGCCTGGCCGGGGTGGGGAAGACGGAGGGGTATCGGGGGGTAGGAGCGGTCGCTGGTGGGGCGTAGGACGTTGCCGGAGATCGCGGTGATCAGCCAGTCTTGGCCGTCCTTGTGGCAGGCGGAGATGACGTCGGTCAGCACGATCGCGGCATCGGCGAACACGAACCGGCCAGGCTCCAGGACGAGCCGGTAGCCTCGCGGCACGGTGCGCAGTGCGTCATGGGCAGCGTCGGCGAAGTGCTCGCAGAAAGAGCCCGCCCGCTCCAGCATATTGCGCGCCTCCAGTCCGCCGCCCAGGTTGATGACCCTCAAACGGGTTCCGTGCGCGGTCGCGAACGCGGCCGCGAGGTCTCCCATCCGCTCGGCGAGTGCGGCGAATTGCTCGACATGGGTGCATCTGCACAGCTGGTGGGCGTGGAGGCCGGCCAGGTCCAGGTGCGGTGAGACTGCCGCCCGCTCCAGCAGCGCGTACGCTTCGTGCGGAGTGGAGCCCAGTTTGGAACGATCGGAGAAGAAGTCGTCCGCGGGCAGCGGATTGACCCGGATCGCCACCGTAGTCCGCACACCCAGGCGCCGCGCATGCCACTCAGTACGCTCCAGCTCTTCTGCACCATGCACCCCGAGCAGCACCTCCGGCGCGGCCAGCAGTCGCTGGAGGTGACCAGTGGGCCGGGCGACGCTGTCGGCGATGATCCGCCGACTGGTGAAGCCCAGGCGGTGGGCCAGCCGCCATTCGAGATCGCTCATGATCTCGATGCCGGCTCCGGCCGCCCGCAGGGCGTGGAGCACTCCCGGCACGTAACAGGCTTTGAGCGCGCAGTGCACGGAGACGTCGAAGTGCAGGGCGAACGCCGTGCGCAGTGCGTAATAGTTGTCGACCGCGCGGCGTGGCAGGTACAGCAGCAGCGGATGCCTGCCGTTCCACAGCCGAGCCACCGGCACCCCGTCGATGAACAGGTCCTGGCGGTCGCATCCGAGGTAGGGAAGCAGCCGCCCAATCTGCCCGATCTCACGCTGTGAGAACGTTTCGGGCCCGGTGCGGGCCAACGACCGCGACACACCCGCCACAACAGTGCCTCGCATCCTGCTGGTTCAGCTGTTGACCGCCCTGGCCAGGGCTTGCACAGCCCTCGGTCTGCTTAAGGGGCACACGCGCGCCCGCACCTCGCATTCCGGGGGCGTGTGCGGTCTGAGCGTCCCCGGACGTGCCTGTCGCTTTGTGCTGACCTGTCGGTGTCACCTGCCGACTGACGCATGTGTCCTCTGAACAGCCCGTTTGACAGGGGAGGGGGCGTGAGGGGCGCACTTCAGTGTGAGCGGCACCCTCGCGCGCCACTCAAGCCAATTACTCACCGTGACAGATTGCTGATAGTTCTGTGCACAGAACGTGACGACCCTGATGGTCGATGCGTCGATCGCTCGTGCGAGTAGGAAGAGGTATGTGATGTCGGTCGAGACCCGGACAGCCCCGGCGGGCGCCGAGGCGGCGCAGCAGCAGGAACAGCAGAGCCTCAGCACCGCGGCAGCGCGGAATCTGGCCACGACGACCAAGTCCGAACCCCAGATGCAGGGCATCAGCTCGCGCTGGCTGACCCGGATGCTGCCGTGGGTGAACGTGCCGGGCGCGACCTACCGAGTGAACCGCCGCCTGTCGTACACCCTGGGCGACGGCCGGGTGTCCTTCGTGAAGACCGGTCCGAAGGTCCAGGTCGTACCGGCCGAACTCGGTGAGTTGCCGCCGCTGCGCGGCTTCACCGACGACGACGCGCTCGGCGCGCTGGCCGAGAAGTTCGTGCAGAAGGAGTACGAGCCGGGCCAGGTCATCGTGCAGGCCGGCCGGAAGGCCGACCATGTGTACCTGGTCGCGCACGGCAAGGTGGAGAAGATCGTAGACGGCCCCTACGACAACGACGAGTCCGTCGTCGGGCTGCTGGCCGACGGGGACGCCTTCGGCGGGCAGGCGCTGGCCGAGCCCGGCAAGAAGTGGGACTTCACGGCACGTACGCTGACTGCCGCGACGATCCTCGCGCTGCCGCTGACGGCGTACAAGACGATCGCCGAGCGGCACGACAAGCTGCGCGCGCATGTGCAGATGATCAGCTCCAACGGGCACAAGAAGCTGAACAGGTCCGGCGAGGCGGAGATCGCGCTGAGCTCCGGGCACGTGGGCGAGGAGACCCTGTCGCAGACCTTCGCAGACTACGAACTCGCGCCGCGTGAGTATGAGTTGAGTGTGGCGCAGACGGTGCTGCGGGTGCACAGCCGGGTCGCCGACCTCTACAACGAGCCGATGAACCAGACGCAGCAGCAGCTGCGGCTGACCATCGAGGCGTTGCGGGAGCGGCAGGAGTACGAGCTGGTCAACAACAAGGAGTTCGGCATGCTGCACAACGCCGACTTCGACCA
This genomic window from Streptomyces sp. DG2A-72 contains:
- a CDS encoding IS701 family transposase, with the translated sequence MGQIAGRFARVEPRRRVRGLVLGLLSDLPRKNCWSIAEWAGEASPDGMQHLLGRARWDADRVRDDVREYVLERLGGHEDAVLVVDETGDVKKGTHTVGVQRQYTGTAGRIENAQVAVYLVYAGRRGHAAVDRELYIPRSWTCDPDRCRAAGLADDTVFATKPELAARMIGRFLDAGHRVSWVAADEVYGGNPKLRSALEEHGVGYVLAVACSAEVTTGAGKFRADALAARVPKRAWQKLSAGAGAKGHRFYDWAVIDLAEPRPGCHRLLIRRNRTTGELAYYRCWSPAPVPLTTMVRVAGSRWRVEETFQAGKGLAGLDEHQVRRFTSWSRWVTLAMLAHAFLAVVRADEHARHPAPDGLIPLTCNEIQRLFTAFVRPMRDVAHRLRWSAWRRRHQARAQASHYHRQAANQT
- a CDS encoding potassium transporter TrkA codes for the protein MRVRLRERLRYWFDRTMDRGTQALIGWLGMASVVLIVLVTSLVVLFTDEGTERNGGWLGVAWMSLLRTLDPGTMGGDTGGRLFLGLMLAATVGGIFIVSALISVLTAGLEARIHELRRGKSRLIERGHTVVLGWSEQVFTVIAELVEANQSERRSCVVILTERDKVEMEDEIRRRIPDTGHTRVICRCGSPLQRADLELVSLDAAKSIMVLPSVGDDGDTDVIKTLLLLNNRSWSGPRPNIVAAVRRSPNLAAARLAAGEEALVIDVDDVAVRLIVQSHRQTGLSTVFNEMLSFVGNELYPYPVTGLAGATYGEALNRFDLGIPVGLRRKDGESLVNPPMNTVIARDDEVLVLAEDDLLIRPAAARPTIVGSAITSAPGRPPTPDHTLMIGWNSRSAKIITLLDCLVEPESLIDIAATQRPENNLQEHLENLTVGYKPCEPTLRPSLESLGLDGYRNIIVLTDDDIDPESADAHTLVTLLHLRDIAIRYGSAYSIVTEMNNDANREIAQVTKADDFIVSTKIISLLLTQLVEDRHLHAVFTDLFDPAGSEIYLKPATNYLLPETPANFATVIEAARQQGETAIGYRIARHSDEPPTYGIFLNPAKTAPLTLSEDDAIVVLAENGRPAVTMPSARDGHGTGGAEAVSPFSSGRGPSAQGPS
- a CDS encoding family 2B encapsulin nanocompartment shell protein, whose product is MSVETRTAPAGAEAAQQQEQQSLSTAAARNLATTTKSEPQMQGISSRWLTRMLPWVNVPGATYRVNRRLSYTLGDGRVSFVKTGPKVQVVPAELGELPPLRGFTDDDALGALAEKFVQKEYEPGQVIVQAGRKADHVYLVAHGKVEKIVDGPYDNDESVVGLLADGDAFGGQALAEPGKKWDFTARTLTAATILALPLTAYKTIAERHDKLRAHVQMISSNGHKKLNRSGEAEIALSSGHVGEETLSQTFADYELAPREYELSVAQTVLRVHSRVADLYNEPMNQTQQQLRLTIEALRERQEYELVNNKEFGMLHNADFDQRISTFSGPPSPDDLDELLAMRRKTRCFLAHPKSIAAFGRECNKRGIYFGGVELHGNHLPAWRGVPLLPCSKIPISKQGTSSIIAMRTGEDDQGVIGLYQTGIPDEVEPGLNVRFMGINEKAIISYLVSNYYSAAVLVPDALGILENVQVTRSNGTNGS